The following nucleotide sequence is from Bacteroidales bacterium.
AAATATTAATCAATGGTTATAATATAAACAATAATCATAATGAACTTGAAGGTGTGATAGGTTTTGTTCCTCAGGACGATTTACTTATTGAAGAACTTACTGTGTATCAAAATCTTTACTATAATGCAAAATTATGTTTTGATAATTTTTCAGAAGATGAAATAAATAAGGCTATTACTAAAGTCCTTGAAGATCTTGAATTATATGAAATAAAAGACCTTACAGTAGGAGATGTAATGAACAAGTTTATTAGTGGCGGGCAAAGAAAAAGACTTAATATTGCTCTTGAACTTATAAGAGAACCTTCTGTTTTGTTTGTTGATGAACCAACATCAGGCTTGTCATCAATGGATTCCGAAATGGTTATGGACCTGCTTAAAGAACAAACATTAAAAGGCAAGTTAGTAATTATAAATATTCACCAACCCTCATCAGATATATATAAAATGTTTGACAAATTACTCATTTTAGACAGGGGTGGATATCTTATTTATTATGGTAATCCAATTGATGCTGTTGTTTATTTTAAAACAATGAGTAATCATGTTAATGCATTAGAAAGCGAATGTACAACATGTGGAAATGTAAACCCGGAAAAAGTTCTGCAAATAATTGAAGCTAAGGTTGTTGATGAGTATGGAAGACTTGCAAAACAAAGAAAAGTTTCTTCAAAAGAATGGTATGAATTATATGCAAAAAATATTGAGACAAAAAATGAAGTCAAAGAAGCCGAAGAAGAACTTCCCGAAAATTATTTCAAATTACCAAACAGGTTTAAACAATTTAAAATATTCAGTATTCGAAATGTTTTATCTAAATTAACCGACAAACAATATATGTTGATTAATTTCCTTGAATCTCCATTATTAGCAGCTTTATTAGCATTTTTTATTAAATATTTAAGTGGTAATGCAGAAGATCCTGATGCTTATGTTTTTAGTGAAAATCTGAATGTCCCGATTTATTTGTTTATGGCTGTTGTTGTTGCATTATTTATTGGCTTAACAGTTAGTGCCGAAGAAATTATCAGAGACAGGCAAATACTGAAAAGAGAATCATTCCTTCATCTTAGTAAATTCAGCTATATTAATTCAAAAGTGGTTGTTTTATTTATTATTTCTGCAATTCAAACCCTTACATTTGTTTTAATCGGGAATCTTATTTTAGAAATTCAAGGAATGACATTAATATACTGGTTATTACTATTTACCACATCTTGTTTTGCTAATATGTTAGGACTTATTATTTCAGCAAGTCTTGATTCTGTTGTTACAATTTATATTCTTATACCTTTTATTGTTGTACCGCAATTATTATTTAGCGGAACAATGGTAAAATTCGAAAAATTACATAAAAGCATTACTTCATACAAATATGTCCCGTTTGTTGGAGATGTTATGACATCACGGTGGGCTTATGAAGCATTAGCTGTTTATCAGTTTAAAAATAACAAATTCCAGAAAGAATTTTTTAATGTAGAAAAGGAAATGAGTGCTGCTGCATTTAGAAATAATTTCCTTATTCCAAAATTACAGTCAAAACTTGAAAGTTGTTTAAATAATATTACTGATAAAGAAAATGAAAATGAAAATAAGATAAGACAAGACTTAAAAATATTAAAAAATGAAATCTTAATTTTGGGGAAAACATCACAAAAAAATAGATTTAATCTTGTTGATAGTCTTGAATATTCATTTTTTAACAGGAATATTGCTCTTGAAACAAGAAAATATCTTAAAAAAATAAAAAAAGAATATAATAAAAAATATAACATTG
It contains:
- a CDS encoding ATP-binding cassette domain-containing protein is translated as MSESILKALMKLFAIIANVNKDGVSETSRSIVESYLTQHLSHDQVVEYINLFDEFLAFHHRNITKKDGTQVRKRTSSNSVKVLMICQQINEELQQEQKVLVILQLLEFISYGDEITEQELDFVNTVADTFKIPQSDYLNCKAFILSKIDDIPQKEQILVIDNNSDFDGSEIKHIENKNLSGKIFMLQIISTNMYVFRYVGENDLYLNGHAILLNRAYLLNKGASIRSSRIATIYYSDIVAKYLHSKAKTKVVFTAKDVEFRFKNSENGIHKFNFSETGGQLIGIMGGSGVGKSTLLNVLNGNLEPQSGEILINGYNINNNHNELEGVIGFVPQDDLLIEELTVYQNLYYNAKLCFDNFSEDEINKAITKVLEDLELYEIKDLTVGDVMNKFISGGQRKRLNIALELIREPSVLFVDEPTSGLSSMDSEMVMDLLKEQTLKGKLVIINIHQPSSDIYKMFDKLLILDRGGYLIYYGNPIDAVVYFKTMSNHVNALESECTTCGNVNPEKVLQIIEAKVVDEYGRLAKQRKVSSKEWYELYAKNIETKNEVKEAEEELPENYFKLPNRFKQFKIFSIRNVLSKLTDKQYMLINFLESPLLAALLAFFIKYLSGNAEDPDAYVFSENLNVPIYLFMAVVVALFIGLTVSAEEIIRDRQILKRESFLHLSKFSYINSKVVVLFIISAIQTLTFVLIGNLILEIQGMTLIYWLLLFTTSCFANMLGLIISASLDSVVTIYILIPFIVVPQLLFSGTMVKFEKLHKSITSYKYVPFVGDVMTSRWAYEALAVYQFKNNKFQKEFFNVEKEMSAAAFRNNFLIPKLQSKLESCLNNITDKENENENKIRQDLKILKNEILILGKTSQKNRFNLVDSLEYSFFNRNIALETRKYLKKIKKEYNKKYNIASRAKDKKFNALIDRMSSKENVNKLKNDYHNDNLASMVLNKQELHKIYETEDRMLQLMEPIFKDPESNIGRAHFYAPVKILFGKSFDTYWFNLVVIWITSLILYITLLGNGLRKTINFLGNIKFKKSR